A single region of the Streptomyces sp. NBC_00236 genome encodes:
- a CDS encoding aldo/keto reductase — protein sequence MTSLRKLGSSSLQVFPLALGGNVFGWTADEAQSFAVLDAYAAAGGNFIDTADAYSAWVPGNEGGESETLIGKWLAARGNRSDIVVATKVGSHPAYKGLSATTIKAAAEESLRRLGTDHIDLYYTHFDDETVPVEEIITALDQLVKDGKVREIAASNISPQRLRASLDFSEREGLARYVALQPHYNLVSRDTYEGELRDTAADAGLAAVPYYALASGFLTGKYRSGAAVESARAGSASTHLESERGQKVLAALDKVAQERDAEIATVALAWLAARPTVAAPIASARTVEQLPALVAVAGLRLTDQELTDLTEASA from the coding sequence ATGACTTCTCTCCGTAAGCTCGGTTCCTCCAGCCTCCAGGTCTTCCCGCTCGCCCTCGGCGGCAACGTCTTCGGATGGACGGCCGACGAGGCGCAGTCCTTCGCGGTGCTCGACGCCTACGCGGCGGCCGGCGGCAACTTCATCGACACCGCCGACGCCTATTCGGCCTGGGTCCCCGGCAACGAGGGTGGCGAGTCGGAGACCCTCATCGGCAAGTGGCTCGCCGCACGCGGCAACCGCTCCGACATCGTCGTGGCCACCAAGGTCGGCTCACACCCTGCCTACAAGGGGCTCTCCGCCACCACCATCAAGGCCGCCGCCGAGGAGTCGCTGCGCCGGCTCGGTACCGACCACATCGATCTCTACTACACGCACTTCGACGACGAGACGGTCCCGGTCGAGGAGATCATCACCGCCCTCGACCAGTTGGTGAAGGACGGCAAGGTCCGCGAGATCGCCGCCTCCAACATCAGCCCCCAGCGGCTCCGTGCCTCGCTGGACTTCTCCGAGCGTGAAGGGCTTGCCCGCTACGTGGCCCTTCAGCCCCACTACAACCTCGTCTCCCGGGACACGTACGAGGGTGAGCTCCGGGACACCGCCGCCGACGCCGGGCTTGCGGCCGTCCCGTACTACGCCCTCGCCTCCGGCTTCCTCACCGGCAAGTACCGTTCGGGTGCCGCCGTGGAGAGCGCCCGCGCCGGGAGCGCGTCCACGCACCTGGAGTCGGAGCGCGGACAGAAGGTGCTTGCCGCGCTCGACAAGGTGGCACAGGAGCGGGACGCGGAGATCGCGACCGTGGCGCTGGCGTGGCTGGCCGCCCGGCCGACCGTCGCCGCACCGATCGCCTCGGCCCGTACGGTCGAGCAGCTTCCCGCGCTGGTGGCCGTCGCCGGACTGCGGCTGACGGACCAGGAGCTGACTGACCTCACCGAGGCCTCCGCCTAG
- a CDS encoding PrsW family intramembrane metalloprotease — MSDGSVQQQRQSQPAVPSLEEQLAGGEVLTAVPDRSQWRYRPRRVGMLWRSRTLRVVAVFTVLALCGLVILALVRDQTGTHGFLVGLGLAVLPVPVLMTAFRWLDRVEPGPWRNMLFAFAWGACAAALVAILANSFATRWIATATADPGSADTLGATVIAPVVEESAKAAAVLLLFLFRRREFGGIVDGVVVAGFTATGFAFTENILYLGNAFGEDQQLGSGFASVTAATFFVRAVMSPFAHPLFTVLTGIGFGLAASSARHQRVRRLALPLLGLLLAMGMHALWNGSSSFGPYGFYAVYGAFMVPAFGLVTWLAIWARLRELRMLGIELPEYAAAGWLSPAEPFALSSMRARGMARDIARRRATAAAAEAPYGRPHSHAHHPAYAPAHAHGPAHAHPPISAAARKEGKARGREAARAVAEYESFATSLAFLRRQARRGTAGPDFAERERELLHHLWQRKETARPALTYAAQATGRLRPRSAPAAHRPYPHPAYTQPARPYAGQPYSPPPYANPPYHPLPGPYPLYSPSPPPHRNPNPNSNPNSNPQGYGQQKG; from the coding sequence GTGTCCGACGGGTCTGTTCAGCAGCAGCGACAGTCTCAGCCGGCCGTCCCGTCGCTCGAGGAGCAGCTGGCCGGCGGCGAGGTCCTGACCGCTGTGCCGGACCGGAGCCAGTGGCGTTACCGCCCGCGCCGCGTCGGCATGCTGTGGCGGAGCAGGACGCTCCGCGTCGTCGCCGTCTTCACCGTGCTGGCGCTCTGCGGCCTGGTGATCCTCGCCCTGGTCCGCGACCAGACGGGGACGCACGGGTTCCTCGTCGGGCTGGGTCTGGCCGTGCTGCCGGTCCCGGTGCTGATGACGGCGTTCCGCTGGCTCGACCGGGTCGAACCGGGACCGTGGCGCAACATGCTGTTCGCCTTCGCCTGGGGCGCCTGCGCGGCCGCCCTGGTCGCGATCCTCGCGAACTCCTTCGCGACCCGGTGGATCGCCACGGCCACGGCCGATCCGGGCAGCGCGGACACGCTGGGCGCGACGGTCATAGCGCCCGTCGTGGAGGAGAGCGCCAAGGCGGCGGCCGTGCTGCTGCTCTTCCTGTTCCGGCGACGGGAGTTCGGCGGGATCGTGGACGGCGTGGTCGTCGCCGGCTTCACCGCGACGGGTTTCGCCTTCACCGAGAACATCCTCTATCTCGGCAACGCCTTCGGCGAGGACCAGCAGCTCGGCTCGGGCTTCGCCTCGGTGACCGCGGCGACGTTCTTCGTACGTGCGGTGATGTCGCCGTTCGCCCACCCGCTCTTCACCGTGCTGACCGGCATCGGTTTCGGGCTCGCCGCGAGCAGTGCGCGCCATCAGCGGGTCCGGCGCCTCGCCCTTCCGCTGCTGGGGCTGCTCCTCGCCATGGGCATGCACGCCCTGTGGAACGGGTCGTCCTCGTTCGGCCCGTACGGCTTCTACGCCGTGTACGGGGCCTTCATGGTCCCGGCCTTCGGGCTGGTGACCTGGCTTGCGATCTGGGCCCGCCTGCGCGAGCTGCGCATGCTTGGCATCGAACTGCCGGAGTACGCGGCGGCCGGCTGGCTGTCCCCCGCCGAGCCCTTCGCCCTCTCCTCGATGCGGGCCCGCGGCATGGCCAGGGACATCGCACGCCGACGCGCGACGGCAGCGGCGGCCGAAGCCCCGTACGGAAGGCCTCACAGCCACGCCCACCACCCGGCATACGCTCCCGCGCACGCCCATGGTCCGGCGCACGCCCACCCTCCGATATCCGCCGCTGCGCGGAAGGAAGGGAAGGCCCGGGGCAGGGAAGCGGCCCGCGCGGTGGCCGAGTACGAGTCGTTCGCGACCTCACTGGCCTTTCTGCGCCGTCAGGCCCGCCGCGGCACGGCGGGCCCGGACTTCGCCGAACGCGAGCGGGAGTTGCTGCACCACCTGTGGCAGCGCAAGGAAACCGCCCGCCCCGCCCTGACCTACGCGGCGCAGGCCACGGGCCGTCTGCGCCCCCGTTCCGCACCTGCGGCACACCGGCCGTACCCGCACCCGGCGTACACGCAGCCCGCGCGCCCGTATGCAGGGCAGCCCTACAGCCCGCCGCCGTACGCGAACCCGCCGTACCACCCGCTCCCCGGCCCGTACCCGCTCTACTCCCCGTCCCCTCCCCCGCACCGGAACCCGAATCCGAACTCGAACCCGAACTCGAACCCGCAGGGATACGGCCAACAGAAGGGCTAG